The following coding sequences lie in one Arabidopsis thaliana chromosome 3, partial sequence genomic window:
- a CDS encoding MATE efflux family protein (MATE efflux family protein; FUNCTIONS IN: antiporter activity, drug transmembrane transporter activity, transporter activity; INVOLVED IN: drug transmembrane transport, transmembrane transport; LOCATED IN: plasma membrane, vacuole, membrane; EXPRESSED IN: 22 plant structures; EXPRESSED DURING: 13 growth stages; CONTAINS InterPro DOMAIN/s: Multi antimicrobial extrusion protein MatE (InterPro:IPR002528); BEST Arabidopsis thaliana protein match is: MATE efflux family protein (TAIR:AT5G38030.1); Has 11119 Blast hits to 11024 proteins in 1994 species: Archae - 242; Bacteria - 8025; Metazoa - 141; Fungi - 326; Plants - 1364; Viruses - 0; Other Eukaryotes - 1021 (source: NCBI BLink).), whose translation MAKDKDITETLLTAAEERSDLPFLSVDDIPPITTVGGFVREFNVETKKLWYLAGPAIFTSVNQYSLGAITQVFAGHISTIALAAVSVENSVVAGFSFGIMLGMGSALETLCGQAFGAGKLSMLGVYLQRSWVILNVTALILSLLYIFAAPILASIGQTAAISSAAGIFSIYMIPQIFAYAINFPTAKFLQSQSKIMVMAVISAVALVIHVPLTWFVIVKLQWGMPGLAVVLNASWCFIDMAQLVYIFSGTCGEAWSGFSWEAFHNLWSFVRLSLASAVMLCLEVWYFMAIILFAGYLKNAEISVAALSICMNILGWTAMIAIGMNTAVSVRVSNELGANHPRTAKFSLLVAVITSTLIGFIVSMILLIFRDQYPSLFVKDEKVIILVKELTPILALSIVINNVQPVLSGVAVGAGWQAVVAYVNIACYYVFGIPFGLLLGYKLNYGVMGIWCGMLTGTVVQTIVLTWMICKTNWDTEASMAEDRIREWGGEVSEIKQLIN comes from the exons ATGGCAAAAGACAAAGATATAACGGAGACGCTTCTCACTGCGGCGGAAGAACGTTCTGATCTTCCTTTCTTATCCGTCGACGATATTCCTCCGATCACCACCGTCGGTGGCTTCGTTAGGGAATTCAACGTGGAAACCAAAAAGCTATGGTACTTGGCCGGTCCCGCCATTTTCACATCCGTGAACCAATATTCTCTCGGCGCTATTACTCAGGTCTTCGCCGGTCACATCAGCACCATCGCTCTTGCCGCTGTCTCCGTCGAAAACTCCGTCGTTGCCGGCTTCTCATTCGGCATCATG CTTGGAATGGGAAGTGCGTTAGAAACGCTATGTGGACAAGCGTTTGGAGCAGGAAAATTGTCAATGCTTGGCGTTTACTTGCAACGATCATGGGTGATACTAAACGTGACTGCTCTTATCCTCTCTCTCCTTTACATTTTCGCCGCCCCTATCCTCGCGTCCATTGGTCAAACGGCGGCAATCTCTAGCGCGGCCGGAATATTTTCCATCTACATGATCCCTCAAATCTTTGCCTACGCCATCAATTTTCCAACCGCTAAATTTTTGCAATCGCAAAGCAAGATAATGGTCATGGCCGTGATATCGGCTGTTGCACTTGTTATACACGTGCCTCTCACGTGGTTTGTCATTGTGAAGCTCCAGTGGGGTATGCCAGGTCTAGCCGTAGTGCTTAACGCGTCGTGGTGCTTCATTGACATGGCTCAGCTTGTGTACATATTTAGTGGTACGTGTGGTGAGGCTTGGTCTGGTTTCTCGTGGGAGGCTTTTCATAATTTGTGGAGTTTCGTTAGATTATCTTTGGCTTCTGCTGTTATGCTCTG TTTGGAGGTTTGGTATTTTATGGCAATCATATTATTTGCTGGATATTTGAAGAATGCTGAAATCTCTGTAGCTGCCCTCTCCATCTG CATGAATATTTTGGGATGGACTGCTATGATTGCTATTGGGATGAACACAGCCGTAAG TGTGAGAGTGTCTAATGAATTAGGAGCTAACCATCCAAGAACCGCGAAATTCTCACTACTTGTGGCAGTGATAACATCGACGCTAATCGGATTCATTGTATCAATGATTCTACTCATCTTTAGAGATCAATATCCATCACTTTTTGTGAAAGACGAAAAAGTCATCATTCTTGTTAAAGAACTCACACCAATACTTGCACTTTCCATTGTCATCAACAATGTCCAACCTGTCTTATCAG GTGTGGCTGTGGGAGCTGGATGGCAAGCAGTGGTGGCCTACGTTAACATCGCCTGCTATTACGTGTTTGGAATCCCATTTGGTCTATTATTGGGGTACAAGCTTAACTATGGTGTAATG GGAATCTGGTGTGGAATGTTGACGGGGACCGTGGTTCAGACAATAGTTTTAACATGGATGATCTGCAAAACAAATTGGGACACAGAg GCTTCAATGGCTGAGGATAGGATAAGAGAATGGGGAGGAGAAGTATCAGAAATAAAGCAACTCATAAACTAA
- a CDS encoding MATE efflux family protein: protein MGSALETLCGQAFGAGKLSMLGVYLQRSWVILNVTALILSLLYIFAAPILASIGQTAAISSAAGIFSIYMIPQIFAYAINFPTAKFLQSQSKIMVMAVISAVALVIHVPLTWFVIVKLQWGMPGLAVVLNASWCFIDMAQLVYIFSGTCGEAWSGFSWEAFHNLWSFVRLSLASAVMLCLEVWYFMAIILFAGYLKNAEISVAALSICMNILGWTAMIAIGMNTAVSVRVSNELGANHPRTAKFSLLVAVITSTLIGFIVSMILLIFRDQYPSLFVKDEKVIILVKELTPILALSIVINNVQPVLSGVAVGAGWQAVVAYVNIACYYVFGIPFGLLLGYKLNYGVMGIWCGMLTGTVVQTIVLTWMICKTNWDTEASMAEDRIREWGGEVSEIKQLIN from the exons ATGGGAAGTGCGTTAGAAACGCTATGTGGACAAGCGTTTGGAGCAGGAAAATTGTCAATGCTTGGCGTTTACTTGCAACGATCATGGGTGATACTAAACGTGACTGCTCTTATCCTCTCTCTCCTTTACATTTTCGCCGCCCCTATCCTCGCGTCCATTGGTCAAACGGCGGCAATCTCTAGCGCGGCCGGAATATTTTCCATCTACATGATCCCTCAAATCTTTGCCTACGCCATCAATTTTCCAACCGCTAAATTTTTGCAATCGCAAAGCAAGATAATGGTCATGGCCGTGATATCGGCTGTTGCACTTGTTATACACGTGCCTCTCACGTGGTTTGTCATTGTGAAGCTCCAGTGGGGTATGCCAGGTCTAGCCGTAGTGCTTAACGCGTCGTGGTGCTTCATTGACATGGCTCAGCTTGTGTACATATTTAGTGGTACGTGTGGTGAGGCTTGGTCTGGTTTCTCGTGGGAGGCTTTTCATAATTTGTGGAGTTTCGTTAGATTATCTTTGGCTTCTGCTGTTATGCTCTG TTTGGAGGTTTGGTATTTTATGGCAATCATATTATTTGCTGGATATTTGAAGAATGCTGAAATCTCTGTAGCTGCCCTCTCCATCTG CATGAATATTTTGGGATGGACTGCTATGATTGCTATTGGGATGAACACAGCCGTAAG TGTGAGAGTGTCTAATGAATTAGGAGCTAACCATCCAAGAACCGCGAAATTCTCACTACTTGTGGCAGTGATAACATCGACGCTAATCGGATTCATTGTATCAATGATTCTACTCATCTTTAGAGATCAATATCCATCACTTTTTGTGAAAGACGAAAAAGTCATCATTCTTGTTAAAGAACTCACACCAATACTTGCACTTTCCATTGTCATCAACAATGTCCAACCTGTCTTATCAG GTGTGGCTGTGGGAGCTGGATGGCAAGCAGTGGTGGCCTACGTTAACATCGCCTGCTATTACGTGTTTGGAATCCCATTTGGTCTATTATTGGGGTACAAGCTTAACTATGGTGTAATG GGAATCTGGTGTGGAATGTTGACGGGGACCGTGGTTCAGACAATAGTTTTAACATGGATGATCTGCAAAACAAATTGGGACACAGAg GCTTCAATGGCTGAGGATAGGATAAGAGAATGGGGAGGAGAAGTATCAGAAATAAAGCAACTCATAAACTAA
- the ARO4 gene encoding armadillo repeat only 4, with protein sequence MGEEESRIGDELSILVLTAERLRVAVDEAESFKTECGEVGKQVDRLAQMLRTLVRFVSSSSQQVYDRPIRRVIVDVKKNLERGFALVRKCRRHNIIRRVCTIINAADFRKVINLLESSNGDVKWILSVFDSDGDGSFGGGIVISLPPIATNDPILPWVWSLVASIQMGKLVDKIDAANQLGSLAGDNDRNKKIIVDEGGVSPLLRLLKESSSAEGQIAAATALGLLACDEDKMNKEVEKDPSSKLYRPLKSSKSNVYRDIGGSGSRTGNFKKERDNENPEVKHELKVNCAEALWMLARGNVANSRRITETKGLLSLAKIVEKEVGELQYNCLMTLMEITAAAESSADLRRAAFKTNSPAAKAVIDQMLWIIKDVDSPILKIPAIQSIGSLARTFPARETRMIKPLVEKLGSSNQEVAITAVISLQKFVCPENFLCAEHSKNIIEYGAIPLLMKLIRNVEQQMQLQCLALLCYLSVNASNHQQLEQAKVLTVLEGAERLAGLQNMELRELVSKAIYQLSLYNAGSHSQMLSYVGP encoded by the exons atgggagaagaagagagtcgAATTGGAGACGAGCTTTCGATTTTGGTTCTCACGGCGGAGCGACTCCGTGTAGCTGTGGATGAAGCTGAATCATTCAAAACAGAGTGTGGCGAGGTTGGTAAACAAGTAGATCGGCTTGCTCAAATGCTTAGAACACTTGTTCGATTCGTCTCTAGTTCTTCTCAACAAGTTTATGATCGGCCGATTCGTAGAGTTATCGTCGATGTTAAGAAGAATCTCGAGCGTGGTTTTGCTCTTGTTCGTAAGTGTAGGAGACACAATATAATCCGACGAGTTTGTACTATCATCAACGCTGCTGATTTTCGTAAGGTGATTAATCTTCTGGAATCTTCTAATGGTGATGTGAAATGGATTCTGAGTGTGTTTGATTCCGACGGAGATGGAAGTTTTGGTGGTGGAATCGTGATTTCGCTTCCTCCGATTGCTACGAATGATCCGATTTTGCCTTGGGTTTGGTCTTTGGTTGCGTCGATACAGATGGGGAAATTGGTTGATAAGATTGATGCGGCGAATCAGCTTGGTTCTCTTGCCGGAGATAATGATCGGAATAAGAAGATTATTGTTGATGAAGGTGGTGTTTCTCCGTTGTTAAGGCTTTTAAAGGAGAGTTCATCGGCGGAGGGGCAAATCGCGGCGGCTACTGCGTTAGGGTTGTTGGCTTGTGATGAAGATAAG ATGAACAAAGAGGTTGAGAAAGATCCGTCTTCGAAGCTTTATAGGCCGCTTAAGAGTTCTAAGTCGAATGTGTATCGTGACATTGGTGGTAGTGGAAGTAGAACTGGGAATTTCAAGAAGGAGAGGGATAATGAGAATCCTGAGGTGAAACATGAGCTTAAGGTCAATTGTGCGGAAGCTTTGTGGATGCTTGCTCGAGGAAATGTAGCGAATAGTAGGAGGATTACGGAAACGAAAGGGTTGCTTTCTTTGGCGAAGATTGTGGAAAAGGAAGTTGGTGAATTGCAATATAATTGTTTGATGACTCTGATGGAGATAACCGCTGCTGCGGAGTCGAGTGCTGACCTTAGACGGGCAGCATTCAAGACTAATTCTCCTGCTGCTAAAGCTGTTATTGATCAGATGTTATGGATAATCAAAGATGTCGATAGCCCGATTTTAAAAATCCCAGCGATTCAATCTATCGGGTCATTGGCACGGACATTCCCGGCAAGAGAAACGAGAATGATCAAGCCATTGGTTGAGAAACTCGGTAGTAGCAACCAAGAAGTGGCTATAACAGCTGTAATTTCATTGCAGAAATTCGTATGTCCCGAGAACTTCCTCTGCGCAGAGCACTCGAAGAACATAATCGAATACGGAGCAATCCCGTTATTGATGAAACTAATAAGGAACGTCGAGCAGCAAATGCAGTTACAGTGTCTAGCTTTACTCTGCTACCTTTCCGTGAATGCCAGTAACCACCAACAGTTGGAACAGGCCAAGGTTTTGACGGTGCTCGAAGGTGCAGAACGTTTGGCGGGTCTGCAGAATATGGAGTTGAGAGAACTCGTGTCGAAAGCTATATATCAGCTAAGTCTATACAATGCAGGAAGTCACAGTCAAATGCTATCGTATGTTGGTCCTTAA
- the ARO4 gene encoding armadillo repeat only 4 (armadillo repeat only 4 (ARO4); FUNCTIONS IN: binding; INVOLVED IN: biological_process unknown; LOCATED IN: cellular_component unknown; EXPRESSED IN: 25 plant structures; EXPRESSED DURING: 13 growth stages; CONTAINS InterPro DOMAIN/s: Armadillo-like helical (InterPro:IPR011989), Armadillo (InterPro:IPR000225), Armadillo-type fold (InterPro:IPR016024); BEST Arabidopsis thaliana protein match is: armadillo repeat only 2 (TAIR:AT5G66200.1); Has 868 Blast hits to 710 proteins in 130 species: Archae - 0; Bacteria - 0; Metazoa - 111; Fungi - 191; Plants - 457; Viruses - 0; Other Eukaryotes - 109 (source: NCBI BLink).), with amino-acid sequence MGEEESRIGDELSILVLTAERLRVAVDEAESFKTECGEVGKQVDRLAQMLRTLVRFVSSSSQQVYDRPIRRVIVDVKKNLERGFALVRKCRRHNIIRRVCTIINAADFRKVINLLESSNGDVKWILSVFDSDGDGSFGGGIVISLPPIATNDPILPWVWSLVASIQMGKLVDKIDAANQLGSLAGDNDRNKKIIVDEGGVSPLLRLLKESSSAEGQIAAATALGLLACDEDKVRSIVNELGVPIIVQVLGDSSVRVQIKVATLVARMAEHDPVAQDEFARQSVIKPLVTLLSLDVFVDDIHLSKHNSIHSLVQMNKEVEKDPSSKLYRPLKSSKSNVYRDIGGSGSRTGNFKKERDNENPEVKHELKVNCAEALWMLARGNVANSRRITETKGLLSLAKIVEKEVGELQYNCLMTLMEITAAAESSADLRRAAFKTNSPAAKAVIDQMLWIIKDVDSPILKIPAIQSIGSLARTFPARETRMIKPLVEKLGSSNQEVAITAVISLQKFVCPENFLCAEHSKNIIEYGAIPLLMKLIRNVEQQMQLQCLALLCYLSVNASNHQQLEQAKVLTVLEGAERLAGLQNMELRELVSKAIYQLSLYNAGSHSQMLSYVGP; translated from the coding sequence atgggagaagaagagagtcgAATTGGAGACGAGCTTTCGATTTTGGTTCTCACGGCGGAGCGACTCCGTGTAGCTGTGGATGAAGCTGAATCATTCAAAACAGAGTGTGGCGAGGTTGGTAAACAAGTAGATCGGCTTGCTCAAATGCTTAGAACACTTGTTCGATTCGTCTCTAGTTCTTCTCAACAAGTTTATGATCGGCCGATTCGTAGAGTTATCGTCGATGTTAAGAAGAATCTCGAGCGTGGTTTTGCTCTTGTTCGTAAGTGTAGGAGACACAATATAATCCGACGAGTTTGTACTATCATCAACGCTGCTGATTTTCGTAAGGTGATTAATCTTCTGGAATCTTCTAATGGTGATGTGAAATGGATTCTGAGTGTGTTTGATTCCGACGGAGATGGAAGTTTTGGTGGTGGAATCGTGATTTCGCTTCCTCCGATTGCTACGAATGATCCGATTTTGCCTTGGGTTTGGTCTTTGGTTGCGTCGATACAGATGGGGAAATTGGTTGATAAGATTGATGCGGCGAATCAGCTTGGTTCTCTTGCCGGAGATAATGATCGGAATAAGAAGATTATTGTTGATGAAGGTGGTGTTTCTCCGTTGTTAAGGCTTTTAAAGGAGAGTTCATCGGCGGAGGGGCAAATCGCGGCGGCTACTGCGTTAGGGTTGTTGGCTTGTGATGAAGATAAGGTTAGGTCTATTGTTAATGAACTTGGTGTTCCGATTATTGTTCAGGTTCTTGGTGATTCTTCTGTTAGAGTTCAGATTAAGGTAGCTACATTGGTTGCTAGAATGGCTGAACATGATCCTGTTGCTCAAGATGAGTTTGCTAGGCAGAGTGTGATTAAGCCATTAGTTACGTTGCTTTCGCTTGATGTGTTTGTTGATGATATTCATTTGAGTAAGCATAATAGTATTCACTCTCTTGTTCAGATGAACAAAGAGGTTGAGAAAGATCCGTCTTCGAAGCTTTATAGGCCGCTTAAGAGTTCTAAGTCGAATGTGTATCGTGACATTGGTGGTAGTGGAAGTAGAACTGGGAATTTCAAGAAGGAGAGGGATAATGAGAATCCTGAGGTGAAACATGAGCTTAAGGTCAATTGTGCGGAAGCTTTGTGGATGCTTGCTCGAGGAAATGTAGCGAATAGTAGGAGGATTACGGAAACGAAAGGGTTGCTTTCTTTGGCGAAGATTGTGGAAAAGGAAGTTGGTGAATTGCAATATAATTGTTTGATGACTCTGATGGAGATAACCGCTGCTGCGGAGTCGAGTGCTGACCTTAGACGGGCAGCATTCAAGACTAATTCTCCTGCTGCTAAAGCTGTTATTGATCAGATGTTATGGATAATCAAAGATGTCGATAGCCCGATTTTAAAAATCCCAGCGATTCAATCTATCGGGTCATTGGCACGGACATTCCCGGCAAGAGAAACGAGAATGATCAAGCCATTGGTTGAGAAACTCGGTAGTAGCAACCAAGAAGTGGCTATAACAGCTGTAATTTCATTGCAGAAATTCGTATGTCCCGAGAACTTCCTCTGCGCAGAGCACTCGAAGAACATAATCGAATACGGAGCAATCCCGTTATTGATGAAACTAATAAGGAACGTCGAGCAGCAAATGCAGTTACAGTGTCTAGCTTTACTCTGCTACCTTTCCGTGAATGCCAGTAACCACCAACAGTTGGAACAGGCCAAGGTTTTGACGGTGCTCGAAGGTGCAGAACGTTTGGCGGGTCTGCAGAATATGGAGTTGAGAGAACTCGTGTCGAAAGCTATATATCAGCTAAGTCTATACAATGCAGGAAGTCACAGTCAAATGCTATCGTATGTTGGTCCTTAA
- a CDS encoding Pectin lyase-like superfamily protein (Pectin lyase-like superfamily protein; FUNCTIONS IN: polygalacturonase activity; INVOLVED IN: carbohydrate metabolic process; LOCATED IN: endomembrane system; EXPRESSED IN: root; CONTAINS InterPro DOMAIN/s: Pectin lyase fold/virulence factor (InterPro:IPR011050), Glycoside hydrolase, family 28 (InterPro:IPR000743), Pectin lyase fold (InterPro:IPR012334), Parallel beta-helix repeat (InterPro:IPR006626); BEST Arabidopsis thaliana protein match is: Pectin lyase-like superfamily protein (TAIR:AT1G60590.1); Has 4342 Blast hits to 4315 proteins in 504 species: Archae - 6; Bacteria - 1404; Metazoa - 14; Fungi - 1284; Plants - 1492; Viruses - 2; Other Eukaryotes - 140 (source: NCBI BLink).), with amino-acid sequence MKTVKSLPILAMLLGVIIVAAAISTVSVEGRKHHVKKIKPKHRRHSKNTPTGSPAPAPYPSTNEGVFNIFSYGAKGDGVSDDSKALVGAWKAACKVVGGKVEIPAGTQFLVKAVTLQGPCKEETVVQIEGILVAPEKIGSWPNSSLFQWLNFKWVSHLTIQGSGTLNGRGYNWWNLDTYQTQTRNKYIPPMKPTALRFYSSNNVTVRDISIVNSPLCHLKFDDSDGVKVNNITISSPENSPNTDGIHLQNTRNVEIQHSNIACGDDCVSIQTGSSNVHIHHINCGPGHGISIGGLGKDKSVACVSDIIVEDISIQNTLAGVRIKTWQGGLGVVKNLTFSNIQVKDVKVPIVIDQYYCDKSKCKNQTRAVSISGVKYNNIVGSFTVQPVRIACSNNVPCMDVDLMDIRLRPSGGIRGLQTHQQQQALCWNSYGKTQGPLVPSSIGYCLRKSNIGGYYSQKVSRSYDKICPS; translated from the exons atgaagacAGTAAAGAGTTTACCTATTTTAGCTATGCTACTCGGTGTCATAATTGTAGCCGCCGCCATCTCCACCGTCTCCGTTGAGGGCCGTAAACATCACGTAAAGAAGATTAAACCCAAACACCGTCGTCATTCCAAAAACACTCCTACCGGCTCTCCGGCACCCGCACCTTACCCGTCCACCAACGAGGGcgttttcaacattttctccTATGGTGCCAAGGGTGATGGAGTCTCTGACGACTCAAAG GCATTGGTCGGAGCGTGGAAGGCAGCTTGTAAAGTGGTCGGAGGGAAAGTGGAGATTCCGGCAGGGACACAGTTTTTGGTGAAGGCAGTGACACTGCAAGGGCCGTGTAAGGAGGAGACGGTGGTTCAAATAGAAGGAATCTTAGTGGCTCCAGAGAAGATAGGGTCATGGCCTAATTCAAGCTTGTTTCAATGGCTTAACTTCAAATGGGTCAGTCATTTGACCATCCAAGGCTCAGGGACTCTTAACGGTCGTGGCTATAACTGGTGGAACTTAGACACTTATCAAACTCAG acGAGAAATAAGTATATCCCACCAATGAAACCAACG GCACTTCGGTTTTATTCAAGTAATAACGTCACGGTCCGTGATATAAGCATCGTGAACAGTCCATTATGTCATTTGAAGTTCGATGATTCGGATGGAGTCAAAGTCAACAACATTACGATCTCTTCGCCGGAGAATAGCCCTAACACCGACGGCATCCACCTCCAGAACACACGTAACGTCGAGATTCAACACTCCAACATCGCTTGTG gagatGACTGTGTATCCATTCAAACCGGCTCCTCCAATGTACATATTCACCACATCAATTGTGGCCCTGGCCATGGCATTAG CATAGGTGGACTAGGGAAAGATAAGAGTGTGGCATGTGTTTCTGATATCATTGTAGAGGATATCTCTATACAAAACACTCTTGCTGGTGTTCGAATCAAGACTTGGCAG GGAGGATTAGGGGTCGTCAAGAACCTAACGTTTTCGAACATTCAAGTAAAGGACGTGAAGGTACCAATAGTAATCGACCAATATTACTGCGACAAGTCCAAGTGTAAGAATCAGACGCGTGCAGTGTCGATTTCCGGCGTTAAATACAACAACATTGTCGGTAGTTTCACGGTGCAACCGGTACGTATTGCATGCAGCAACAACGTGCCATGCATGGACGTGGATCTTATGGATATAAGGCTACGACCTTCTGGAGGAATCAGAGGGTTACAAACTCATCAGCAACAACAAGCTTTGTGTTGGAACTCATATGGCAAAACACAAGGGCCTTTGGTTCCTTCTAGCATTGGCTATTGCTTGAGGAAGAGTAATATTGGTGGTTATTATTCACAAAAAGTTTCTCGGTCCTATGACAAGATTTGCCCTTCATAA
- a CDS encoding uncharacterized protein (unknown protein; Has 0 Blast hits to 0 proteins in 0 species (source: NCBI BLink).), translating to MEKKKEVSRKKYPSLGQETQTRLPVKGKEDGGLVWSVKNVAKSKSLKVEDSVFGSISVQTNGISLGLDKVQKGDSSVGQFAVIIDNATENEEVGICSGTVCAVEDDSSDVLSTDTEEEAFIKVLSKRQKRNLRGKGLKTKA from the exons atggagaagaagaaggaagtgtCGAGAAAGAAATATC CTTCTCTGGGTCAAGAGACTCAAACTCGGCTCCCTGTCAAAGGAAAGGAAGATGGTGGCTTAGTTTGGTCTGTGAAGAATGTGGCTAAGTCCAAGTCTCTTAAGGTTGAAGATAGTGTTTTTGGGTCTATTTCAGTTCAGACCAATGGGATCTCTCTCGGTTTGGATAAGGTCCAGAAAGGAGATTCAAGTGTTGGACAGTTTGCTGTAATCATTGATAATGCAACTGAAAATGAGGAGGTTGGCATTTGTTCAGGCACAGTTTGTGCAGTTGAGGATGATTCCTCTGACGTGTTATCTACTGACACTGAAGAAGAGGCTTTCATCAAGGTTTTGTCTAAGCGTCAGAAGAGGAATCTACGAGGCAAGGGCCTCAAAACCAAAGCTTAA